The Pseudanabaena galeata CCNP1313 genome includes a region encoding these proteins:
- the moeB gene encoding molybdopterin-synthase adenylyltransferase MoeB, translating to MLNPDPNSIQLTQDDYERYSRHLILPEVGVEGQKRLKAASVLCIGTGGLGAPLLLYLAAAGIGRIGIVDFDVVDTSNLQRQVIHGTSWVGKPKIESAKARILEINPHCQIDLYNTQLSSANALEIMAPYDIVVDGTDNFPTRYLVNDACVLLNKPNVYGSIFRFEGQATVFNYEGGPNYRDLYPEPPPPGLVPSCAEGGVLGILPGIIGVIQATETVKIILRQGNTLSGRLLLYDALKMTFRELKLRPNPVRPVIEELIDYQMFCGIPQQKETEMESQKAIAEITVKELKDIIDAGASDYVIIDVRNPNEWEIGRIPNTVLVPLPEIENGNGVEKVKALLNGHKLIAHCKMGGRSMKALGILKQAGIDGINVQGGINAWSEQIDPSIPKY from the coding sequence ATGCTCAACCCAGACCCAAATTCGATTCAACTCACCCAAGATGACTATGAGCGCTACTCACGCCACCTGATCTTGCCTGAGGTTGGCGTAGAAGGACAAAAGCGCCTCAAGGCTGCCAGCGTACTGTGTATCGGTACGGGTGGCTTGGGTGCGCCCTTGTTGTTATACCTTGCTGCCGCAGGGATCGGACGTATTGGCATCGTGGACTTCGATGTGGTGGATACCTCCAATCTTCAGCGTCAAGTCATTCATGGCACTAGCTGGGTCGGTAAACCCAAGATCGAATCGGCAAAAGCGAGGATCTTGGAAATTAACCCCCATTGTCAAATTGATTTGTACAATACGCAGCTATCTTCAGCTAATGCATTGGAGATCATGGCTCCCTATGACATTGTTGTGGATGGTACGGATAACTTTCCGACGCGCTATCTCGTCAATGATGCCTGTGTATTGCTAAATAAGCCTAATGTCTACGGCTCAATTTTCCGCTTTGAAGGACAGGCTACTGTCTTCAATTATGAAGGTGGTCCCAACTATCGCGATCTCTATCCAGAACCACCTCCTCCCGGATTGGTTCCCTCCTGCGCTGAAGGTGGCGTTTTAGGGATTCTCCCTGGAATCATTGGGGTGATCCAAGCTACTGAAACTGTCAAGATCATTCTAAGACAAGGAAATACTCTGAGTGGGCGTTTGTTGCTTTACGATGCCTTAAAGATGACTTTCCGCGAACTCAAGCTGCGTCCTAACCCAGTCCGTCCTGTAATCGAAGAATTGATTGATTACCAGATGTTCTGTGGTATTCCTCAACAAAAAGAGACTGAAATGGAATCACAAAAAGCGATCGCTGAAATTACAGTTAAAGAACTCAAGGACATCATTGATGCTGGTGCATCAGATTATGTGATTATTGATGTCCGTAACCCTAATGAATGGGAAATTGGCAGAATTCCGAACACTGTATTAGTACCTTTGCCAGAAATCGAAAATGGTAATGGTGTAGAGAAGGTTAAGGCTCTGCTAAATGGTCATAAGCTGATTGCCCATTGCAAGATGGGTGGGCGATCGATGAAGGCTCTTGGCATTCTCAAGCAGGCTGGCATTGATGGTATCAATGTGCAGGGTGGTATTAATGCATGGAGTGAGCAGATCGATCCTTCCATTCCGAAATACTAA